A stretch of the Chelonia mydas isolate rCheMyd1 chromosome 5, rCheMyd1.pri.v2, whole genome shotgun sequence genome encodes the following:
- the MRPL50 gene encoding 39S ribosomal protein L50, mitochondrial isoform X2 produces the protein MKKVKEPEEVETAVLVKEPPILACPPPRSRKYLPPEDLQSRLESHVREIFGPSLSEDWQKASLKESKLKYRLLAQLAAELGHAVPNSQLHQMCTAGDVLTFYSTQVKDASKFDELCTAELPSNLKIMWEY, from the exons AT GAAGAAGGTGAAAGAACCAGAGGAGGTTGAAACAGCTGTTCTAGTGAAAGAACCACCCATCCTGGCGTGTCCCCCACCACGCAGTAGGAAGTACCTTCCCCCAGAGGATCTCCAGAGTCGTCTTGAGTCTCATGTCAGGGAAATTTTTGGACCCTCACTCTCTGAGGACTGGCAAAAGGCTTCACTAAAAGAAAGCAAGTTAAAGTATCGCCTGCTGGCACAACTGGCCGCAGAACTAGGCCATGCGGTCCCCAATTCACAACTCCACCAGATGTGCACTGCTGGGGATGTCTTAACTTTCTACAGCACACAGGTCAAAGATGCCTCAAAATTTGATGAGCTATGCACTGCAGAGCTACCCTCAAACCTAAAGATTATGTGGGAATACTGA
- the MRPL50 gene encoding 39S ribosomal protein L50, mitochondrial isoform X1 translates to MATACGLVGAWRRLRLGVPPRRALWGGLRKKVKEPEEVETAVLVKEPPILACPPPRSRKYLPPEDLQSRLESHVREIFGPSLSEDWQKASLKESKLKYRLLAQLAAELGHAVPNSQLHQMCTAGDVLTFYSTQVKDASKFDELCTAELPSNLKIMWEY, encoded by the exons ATGGCTACCGCCTGTGGGCTCGTGGGTGCCTGGAGGCGGCTGCGTCTGGGGGTCCCGCCGCGCAGGGCATTGTGGGGAGGCCTGAG GAAGAAGGTGAAAGAACCAGAGGAGGTTGAAACAGCTGTTCTAGTGAAAGAACCACCCATCCTGGCGTGTCCCCCACCACGCAGTAGGAAGTACCTTCCCCCAGAGGATCTCCAGAGTCGTCTTGAGTCTCATGTCAGGGAAATTTTTGGACCCTCACTCTCTGAGGACTGGCAAAAGGCTTCACTAAAAGAAAGCAAGTTAAAGTATCGCCTGCTGGCACAACTGGCCGCAGAACTAGGCCATGCGGTCCCCAATTCACAACTCCACCAGATGTGCACTGCTGGGGATGTCTTAACTTTCTACAGCACACAGGTCAAAGATGCCTCAAAATTTGATGAGCTATGCACTGCAGAGCTACCCTCAAACCTAAAGATTATGTGGGAATACTGA